The segment TCTCTGCCGGCTTGTCCTTACTGTCTTCCTCTTTTTGACTCTTTTCTGCCGGCTTCTCTGCCGGCTTGTCCTTACTGTCTTCCTCTTTTTGACTCTTCTCTGCCGAATTGTCCTTACTGTCTTCCTCTTTTTGACTCTTTTCTGCCGGCTTCTCTGCCGGCTTGTCCTTACTGTCTTCCTCTTTTTGACTCTTTTCTGCCGGCTTCTCTGCCGCCTTGTCCTTACTGTCTTCCTCTTTTTGACTCATCTCTGCCGGCTTGTCCTTACTGTCTTCCTCTTTTTGACTCTTTTCTGCCGGCTTCTCTGCCGGCTTGTCCTTACTGTCTTCCTCTTTTTGACTCTTTTCTGCCGGCTTCTCTGCCGGCTTGTCCTTACTGTCTTCCTCTTTTTGACTCTTCTCTGCCGGATTGTCCTTACTGTCTTCCTCTTTTTGACTCTTTTCTGCCGGCTTCTCTGCCGGCTTGTCCTTACTGTCTTCCTCTTTTTGACTCTTCTCTGCCGGATTGTCCTTACTGTCTTCCTCTTTTTGACTCTTTTCTGCCGGCTTCTCTGCCGGCTTGTCCTTACTGTCTTCCTCTTTTTGACTCTTTTCTGCCGGCTTCTCTGCCGCCTTGTCCTTACTGTCTTCCTCTTTTTGACTCATCTCTGCCGGCTTGTCCTTACTGTCTTCCTCTTTTTGACTCTTCTCTGCCggcttttcttttatatcttcttctttttgACTCATCTCTGCCGGCTTGTCCTTTATGTCTTCCTCTTTTTGACTCTTCTCTGCCGGCTTGTCTTTtatatcttcttctttttgACTCTTATCTGCCGGCTTGTCTTTtatatcttcttctttttgACTCATCTCTGCCGGTTTGTCCTTTATGTCTTCCTCTTTTTGACTCTTCTCTGCCggcttttcttttatatcttcttctttttgACTCATCTCTGCCGGCTTGTCCTTTATGTCTTCCTCTTTTTGACTCATCTCTGCCGGCTTGTCCTTACTGTCTTCCTCTTTTTGACTTTTCTCTGCCGGCTTTTCCTTACTGTCTTCCTCTTTTTGACTATTCTCTACCGGCTTTTCCTTTATGTCTTCTGATTTTTGACTCTTCTCTGCCGGCTTAACCTttatttcttcctttttttgaCTCTTTTGTGAAGGTTTGGTTTTTCTGTCATTCTTTTTTTGACTCTTTTGTGAAGGTTTGGTTTTTCTGTCATTCTTTTTTTGACTCTTTTGTGAAGGTTTGGTTTTTctgtcttccttttttttactcttttttgATGCTTTGGTTTTTctgtcttccttttttttacttttttgtgatggtttgttttttttatcttcctttttttgaCTCTTACCTGCCGGCTTGTTCTTTCTGTTTTCCTCTATTAGACTTTTCTGTGTTGACCCGTCCTCTGTGTCATCCTCTTTTTGTATCTTCTGTGATAGCTGGTCCTTTCTGTCTTCAGATATGTTACCCTCCTTTGATGACTTCACATTAGTATCTTCCACTTTTTTACTCGTCTGTGATGACATTTCCATAGTGTCTTCCACTTTTTTACTCGTCTGTGATGACATTTCCATAGTGTCTTCCACTTTTTTACTCGTCTGTGATGACATTTCCATAGTGTCTTCCACTTTTTTACTCTTCTGTGATGACATTTCCATAGTGTCTTCCACTATTTCACTCTCCTGAGATGATTCGTCCATAGTATCTTCAACATTTTCACTCTCCTGAGATGATTCGTCCTTTATATCGTCTTCTTTTCCACTCTTCTCTGATGTGTTGTCTATGGGGTCTTTATCTTGAATACTCTCGTTCGAAGTATTTTCTTCGATGAATGGCATATCATAACTGTTTATTGATGGCCTATTTTGTAGGTCTTCACCTTGGGCTAGaaatagaaagtttttttttttaattataacttttttagataaaaaaaaaataatagaatattAAATCGTATGCCAGTGACACTCTCACTTAAAACAGTTATACGCGTTAACCAGTGGCGTGGCTAGAGTGGGGAGAGGAGGTGGGAATTTCAAATTCTTGAGGGGGCCCcgaaatgagtgttttttattatattgataattaaatattacgcaaaattcaGTGGCCCGTAATGAGGTAAAGccctccgggcccccaaacaatggaaaaGTCCTAGCTGTGCCCCTGGGTTTAACTGTCTTGagtttttattgaaattattgaaataGTTTACTCAATTATGCCACCCACTTCTGTCAAACACTTTTTGACACGCTGCCTCCTGCTAAATTGCATTATAACGGCCACATAAGACACACACCTTATGGAGTCTAGATGCCTTTTAAGAAAAGATAGTTCCTTTCATTAACGGCACCTCGTCTACACACCAAGACCATACATATATGTTTAGCCCTTGAGCACTAGAAGTGCTTTATGATGACACTATTCTAGTTAGTTCTTTTGTTGTATTAGCGGTCCCCCAAAAgcggaaaagacgctattattattattttttaaatgtctgtctgtccgtccgtccgtccgtctcgtttcgatctcgtaaactagaaaagatcgTGAAAAACCGACACCctaatattttagaacattcaaagttctgatgcaaaggctactttttcttttctgaaagcaaaaaaattaatcacttacgaaagcatttttttttcataaaaatacaccacttttacaactattcactatatatatatggctcctttgtctcgaaaggcaatggatgcgcccaagtgagttactggttttggcttaatcttgagacggggcagaatctggtgtggctaatcaagccaattctagaacggcagactttgccacaattcgtacatttgtatgcctctgatttagggctagcagacagggcagctttctttttttccctcttgattaaagccgcttcaattcttttgttctcagcaagggttgtcccagcacgcacagtctgtctccatgcactccggtctttggctatgttttcccacatactttcactgatgcctgaggctctcatgtctcgcttgcagacatctctatatgttagtcttgggcggcccttgggtctgactccttccacaagctcagcatataagatatctttcgggattctaccatctggcatgcgggtgacatgtccgagccagcgtaatctcctttgtgtcaggagagcatacatgctgttcatattggccaatctcaaaacttcctgattggagacatggtccctccaagagatgcccattatgcgtcttaggcagcgcaagtggaaactattcaatctgtgctcttggtacatgtatgttgaccagctttcactgacataaaggagagtgctcacaacacaggcgttgtagactaggatt is part of the Biomphalaria glabrata chromosome 2, xgBioGlab47.1, whole genome shotgun sequence genome and harbors:
- the LOC106065120 gene encoding cylicin-2-like, with product MGTLSTVFLGLVVFLLAFIAQGEDLQNRPSINSYDMPFIEENTSNESIQDKDPIDNTSEKSGKEDDIKDESSQESENVEDTMDESSQESEIVEDTMEMSSQKSKKVEDTMEMSSQTSKKVEDTMEMSSQTSKKVEDTMEMSSQTSKKVEDTNVKSSKEGNISEDRKDQLSQKIQKEDDTEDGSTQKSLIEENRKNKPAGKSQKKEDKKNKPSQKSKKKEDRKTKASKKSKKKEDRKTKPSQKSQKKNDRKTKPSQKSQKKNDRKTKPSQKSQKKEEIKVKPAEKSQKSEDIKEKPVENSQKEEDSKEKPAEKSQKEEDSKDKPAEMSQKEEDIKDKPAEMSQKEEDIKEKPAEKSQKEEDIKDKPAEMSQKEEDIKDKPADKSQKEEDIKDKPAEKSQKEEDIKDKPAEMSQKEEDIKEKPAEKSQKEEDSKDKPAEMSQKEEDSKDKAAEKPAEKSQKEEDSKDKPAEKPAEKSQKEEDSKDNPAEKSQKEEDSKDKPAEKPAEKSQKEEDSKDNPAEKSQKEEDSKDKPAEKPAEKSQKEEDSKDKPAEKPAEKSQKEEDSKDKPAEMSQKEEDSKDKAAEKPAEKSQKEEDSKDKPAEKPAEKSQKEEDSKDNSAEKSQKEEDSKDKPAEKPAEKSQKEEDSKDKPAEKSQKEEDSKDKPAEKPAEKGQKEEDSKEKPAEKPAEKSQNEEDRKEKPAEKSQKEEDIKDKPAENSQKEEDRKDKPAEKSQKEEDTKEKPAEKSQKEGDIKDKPAEKSQKEEDRKEKPAEKCQKEGDKKDKPAEKSQSVENTKEEPADTSQETKANKEPHKSRVLFYFALMDVWL